A window of Streptomyces armeniacus contains these coding sequences:
- a CDS encoding DUF6113 family protein — protein MTARHRVPVYVALAVLGLLTGAAGALVQAGWAAGGVPLALAGAAGLFWGGAQLTRGKAGAAVPAAGWLVAVVLMTMPRPEGDFVFGTGLGSYVFLFGGMLIAVICATLALPAVPVPADKGR, from the coding sequence GTGACCGCCCGGCACCGCGTTCCCGTCTACGTCGCGCTGGCCGTCCTCGGCCTGCTGACCGGCGCCGCGGGCGCGCTCGTACAGGCCGGATGGGCCGCGGGGGGCGTGCCGTTGGCGCTCGCCGGTGCCGCCGGGCTGTTCTGGGGCGGCGCGCAGCTGACCCGGGGCAAGGCGGGCGCTGCCGTTCCGGCGGCCGGCTGGCTGGTGGCGGTGGTGCTGATGACCATGCCGCGGCCGGAGGGCGACTTCGTGTTCGGTACCGGACTCGGGTCGTATGTCTTCCTGTTCGGCGGGATGCTCATCGCTGTGATCTGTGCCACGCTCGCTCTGCCCGCGGTGCCGGTGCCAGCGGACAAGGGCCGCTGA
- a CDS encoding peptidoglycan binding domain-containing protein, with amino-acid sequence MSRETDSSSSGPNGRGGPAYPPGTEPYGSADVPSGPADQAATGPDPEARSDKPGKSGKGGKGEPKTETTLTTRIRINIPGSRPIPPVVMRTPVGEGGSAEERPGAPGADGAAATAGAGAAGAAASMSGGGSDGAQDGGGSGGPGGSGGAGGSGGSGSSGGAGGSGGEFSKGTSDWFAPRKAPKPEPDPGPDTGGTPGVPGAGGRTDLPYFTDAPAGREPHDEQQHLDPYQHPYQDHPDTPPDGFPAVGPGGEDTSAGIPYSAISDLADGTQGGPPTGPVPGVPGAVPPPGQPSGTMGPPRPVGPTTGPANGDMPLGPPPGGPPPGAPGAPDGEPPASSTLGLGTGHSAFGPEGPVSSLYTQGSGPGPQGAPGVPDAGEGGPGGPGGAGGLGGPSGPSGPGGQGGDGERIASDTLVSGIPRLPSSEGGGFSAGPSGPAAPPAGTGDVRDRGDRGDRDDERPAAKGRSKLVLVGVGLVGVLGLAYGAGLLLDHADVPNGTTVLGVDIGGKERQAAVDALDKALGDRGTAPLTVVAEGKKSQLKPSVAGLTIDTEATVRNAAGRDYNPVSVIGSLLGGSREADAAVEVDQEKLEAELTAISTETGGGQPEDGMVKFTNGKAVGVPGKPHKGVDVVKASAAIEDAYRERAATGKNTPISLPVSTQQPKIGEKEIQAAVNGFGKTAMSGWVWLKAGDEEVPFSEKTIGKFLTMQPGGDSLQPVIDPEALQETYGTAFDNVVIEGGAGTVKMTPKHAAAAMLMALRKTAPEEPQKRVAEVDGARSE; translated from the coding sequence TTGAGCCGTGAAACTGACAGTTCGTCCTCCGGGCCCAACGGGCGCGGCGGTCCCGCGTACCCCCCGGGCACCGAGCCGTACGGCTCCGCTGACGTGCCCTCGGGGCCGGCGGACCAGGCGGCCACGGGGCCGGATCCCGAGGCCCGTTCCGACAAGCCGGGCAAGTCCGGCAAGGGCGGCAAGGGTGAGCCGAAGACCGAGACGACGCTGACCACCCGGATCCGCATCAACATCCCCGGATCCCGGCCGATTCCACCCGTCGTGATGCGTACGCCCGTAGGCGAGGGCGGCTCCGCCGAGGAGCGCCCCGGCGCTCCGGGCGCGGACGGCGCGGCGGCGACCGCGGGCGCGGGCGCGGCCGGGGCCGCGGCTTCGATGTCGGGCGGCGGTTCCGACGGCGCGCAGGACGGCGGGGGTTCCGGCGGTCCGGGCGGGTCCGGCGGAGCCGGTGGTTCCGGAGGGTCGGGCAGTTCCGGTGGAGCCGGTGGTTCCGGCGGCGAGTTCAGCAAGGGGACGAGCGACTGGTTCGCGCCGCGCAAGGCGCCGAAGCCGGAGCCCGACCCCGGCCCGGACACGGGCGGCACGCCCGGCGTACCTGGAGCCGGTGGCCGTACGGACCTGCCGTACTTCACGGACGCGCCCGCGGGCCGCGAGCCCCACGACGAGCAGCAGCACCTCGACCCGTACCAGCACCCGTACCAGGATCACCCCGACACCCCGCCCGACGGCTTCCCCGCCGTCGGGCCCGGCGGCGAGGACACATCCGCGGGCATCCCGTACAGCGCCATCTCCGATCTGGCGGACGGCACGCAGGGCGGCCCGCCCACCGGCCCCGTGCCGGGCGTGCCCGGCGCGGTCCCGCCGCCCGGCCAGCCCTCCGGCACGATGGGGCCGCCCCGGCCCGTCGGCCCGACCACCGGCCCGGCGAACGGCGACATGCCGCTCGGCCCGCCGCCGGGCGGTCCGCCCCCGGGCGCTCCGGGCGCGCCGGACGGGGAGCCGCCCGCCAGCTCGACTCTCGGACTCGGCACCGGGCACTCGGCGTTCGGCCCCGAGGGGCCGGTGTCCTCGCTCTACACGCAGGGCTCGGGGCCGGGGCCGCAGGGCGCGCCGGGCGTGCCCGACGCCGGTGAGGGCGGCCCGGGTGGTCCCGGCGGCGCCGGTGGTCTGGGTGGCCCGAGTGGCCCGAGTGGCCCGGGCGGTCAGGGCGGTGACGGCGAACGCATCGCCAGCGACACGCTCGTGAGCGGCATCCCCCGGCTGCCCTCCTCCGAGGGTGGCGGCTTCTCCGCGGGCCCGTCCGGCCCTGCCGCACCGCCCGCGGGCACCGGCGACGTCCGGGACCGCGGCGACCGAGGTGACCGCGACGACGAACGGCCCGCCGCCAAGGGGCGGTCCAAGCTGGTGCTCGTCGGAGTGGGCCTGGTCGGCGTGCTGGGCCTCGCGTACGGCGCCGGTCTGCTCCTCGACCACGCCGACGTCCCGAACGGCACCACCGTCCTCGGCGTCGACATCGGCGGCAAGGAGCGGCAGGCGGCCGTCGACGCGCTGGACAAGGCGCTCGGCGACCGCGGCACCGCGCCGCTGACGGTGGTCGCCGAAGGCAAGAAGAGCCAGCTCAAGCCGAGTGTGGCCGGGCTGACCATCGACACCGAGGCGACCGTACGGAACGCCGCGGGCCGCGACTACAACCCCGTCTCCGTCATCGGCTCCCTCCTCGGCGGCAGCCGCGAGGCCGACGCGGCGGTCGAGGTCGACCAGGAGAAGCTCGAAGCGGAGCTGACCGCCATCTCCACCGAGACGGGCGGCGGGCAGCCCGAGGACGGCATGGTCAAGTTCACCAACGGCAAGGCCGTCGGCGTGCCGGGCAAGCCGCACAAGGGCGTTGACGTGGTCAAGGCGTCGGCGGCGATCGAGGACGCGTACCGCGAACGCGCCGCCACCGGCAAGAACACGCCGATCAGTCTGCCCGTCAGCACGCAGCAGCCGAAGATCGGCGAGAAGGAGATCCAGGCCGCCGTCAACGGCTTCGGCAAGACCGCGATGTCGGGCTGGGTGTGGCTGAAGGCCGGTGACGAGGAAGTGCCGTTCAGCGAGAAGACGATCGGCAAGTTCCTGACGATGCAGCCGGGGGGCGACTCGCTCCAGCCGGTGATAGACCCTGAGGCGCTGCAGGAGACGTACGGGACGGCGTTCGACAATGTGGTCATCGAAGGCGGCGCGGGGACGGTCAAGATGACCCCGAAGCACGCGGCGGCGGCGATGCTCATGGCCCTCCGCAAGACGGCTCCGGAGGAGCCGCAGAAGCGGGTGGCGGAAGTGGACGGCGCCCGCAGCGAGTAG